A stretch of the Candidatus Chlorobium masyuteum genome encodes the following:
- a CDS encoding HyaD/HybD family hydrogenase maturation endopeptidase translates to MKHSKINIIGLGNTLHGDEGFGVAAVNAFRESSSYPESVNFIDGGTQGVYLLDFIESCDALMVFDALIPLEYDRGVYVYQNEELPAFIHRKMSSHQMGFSELIGVAKLRGRMPKELVLIGIPPRELSLSLNLSNEVAGLLPEAVEKGRAIIDNWLSAEE, encoded by the coding sequence TTGAAACACAGCAAGATCAACATAATCGGCCTCGGCAACACCCTCCATGGCGACGAGGGGTTCGGTGTGGCGGCGGTCAACGCGTTCCGTGAATCATCATCCTATCCCGAATCGGTCAACTTTATTGACGGAGGCACCCAGGGGGTCTATCTGCTTGACTTTATCGAGTCATGCGATGCTCTGATGGTCTTTGACGCTCTTATCCCCCTGGAGTATGACCGAGGCGTCTACGTTTATCAAAACGAAGAGCTTCCCGCCTTCATCCACCGCAAGATGAGCTCCCACCAGATGGGCTTCAGCGAGTTGATCGGTGTAGCCAAACTGCGCGGCAGAATGCCGAAGGAGCTGGTGCTGATCGGCATTCCCCCGAGAGAGCTCTCGCTCTCGCTCAATCTGAGCAACGAAGTAGCAGGGCTTCTCCCCGAAGCCGTAGAGAAGGGGCGAGCCATTATCGACAACTGGCTTTCAGCAGAAGAATAG
- the cybH gene encoding Ni/Fe-hydrogenase, b-type cytochrome subunit, whose amino-acid sequence MGRIIEEIYVWRLPVRLYHWINALSIVILMITGLYIAAPLINPPLGEAVWYKGMAWWRYMHFVAAFIFVANFLFRLYWALFGNDKYARFGGFQPWSPSWWGKPFREQVESYLFLRSDEPNYVGHNPVAALAHFIFIFCGSSFMIFTGLAMYGENNPGGFNSTMFGWMIPLFGGSYSLHFAHHVMAWIFPVYFIMHIYAVIRHDVVDRTSVTSSIITGFKHKVEEEPS is encoded by the coding sequence ATGGGTAGAATAATTGAAGAGATCTACGTCTGGAGGTTGCCGGTAAGGCTCTATCACTGGATCAATGCACTCTCGATTGTGATTCTGATGATAACCGGCCTCTATATTGCAGCTCCGCTGATCAATCCGCCTCTCGGTGAGGCGGTCTGGTACAAGGGGATGGCGTGGTGGCGCTACATGCACTTTGTTGCAGCGTTTATCTTTGTCGCCAACTTCCTCTTCCGTCTTTACTGGGCGCTGTTCGGAAACGACAAATATGCACGATTCGGCGGATTCCAGCCCTGGTCACCATCATGGTGGGGAAAACCCTTCCGGGAGCAGGTTGAGTCCTATCTCTTTCTGAGGAGCGACGAGCCGAACTATGTGGGGCACAACCCGGTTGCCGCACTGGCGCACTTTATCTTTATTTTCTGCGGCTCCAGCTTCATGATCTTCACCGGGCTGGCGATGTATGGAGAGAACAACCCCGGCGGGTTTAACTCCACCATGTTCGGCTGGATGATTCCGCTTTTCGGCGGAAGCTACTCGCTGCACTTTGCGCATCATGTGATGGCCTGGATCTTCCCGGTCTACTTCATCATGCACATCTATGCGGTGATTCGTCACGATGTGGTTGACCGCACCAGCGTCACCTCATCGATCATAACAGGCTTCAAGCATAAGGTAGAAGAGGAACCGAGTTAA
- a CDS encoding nickel-dependent hydrogenase large subunit — protein MAKKIVVDPIPRIEGHLRIEAKLNESNVIEDAYSSGTMWRGIEVILKGRDPRDAWAFTERICGVCTTVHALASVRCVEDALGIDIPANARIIRNLMNATQVTQDHLVHFYHLHALDWVDVVSALKADPKQASVIAQSISAWPKSSPGYFKDLQQRLIGFVDSGQLGIFANGYWGHPGYKLPPEVNLIAVAHYLEALDFQKEIIKIHTIFGGKNPHPNYLVGGMACAIDPNSDTAINIERLSMIKKIIDDTQTFIDQVYIPDLIAIAGYYKGWLHGGGLGNYLSYGDFPETTLADFKTLLWPRGAILNKDLTTIHDVDPRDAAQVTEEVSHSWYTYKGGDGKGLHPWKGETTPNYTGPKPPFQYLDTDKKYSWLKTPRWKNNPMEVGPLARVLIAYAKGDPMIKDTVGLVLSKLEVGPEALFSTLGRTAARGIECKQTAGFMRHYYDQLVANIKTGDYRTFNSERWEPESWPKECKGFGYTEAPRGSLGHWIHIENQKIKEYQIVVPSTWNASPRDANGNIGAYESALKGTPVANPDQPLEILRTVHSFDPCLACASHLFDMNGNEITSVKIV, from the coding sequence ATGGCAAAAAAAATAGTTGTTGACCCGATTCCCCGTATTGAGGGACATCTCAGAATAGAGGCAAAGCTGAACGAGAGTAATGTTATTGAAGATGCCTACAGCAGCGGCACGATGTGGCGCGGTATCGAGGTAATTCTGAAGGGACGCGACCCGAGGGATGCCTGGGCATTTACCGAGCGTATCTGCGGTGTCTGTACCACCGTTCATGCTCTCGCTTCGGTTCGTTGCGTCGAGGATGCGCTTGGCATCGATATTCCTGCCAATGCCCGCATCATCCGCAACCTGATGAATGCAACCCAGGTGACGCAGGATCATCTGGTACACTTCTACCATCTTCACGCCCTTGACTGGGTAGATGTGGTAAGCGCGCTGAAAGCCGATCCCAAACAGGCCTCCGTTATTGCCCAGAGCATCTCGGCCTGGCCGAAATCCTCACCCGGCTACTTCAAGGATCTCCAGCAGCGCCTTATCGGTTTTGTGGACAGCGGCCAGCTCGGTATTTTTGCCAACGGCTACTGGGGTCACCCCGGCTACAAGCTTCCGCCGGAAGTTAACCTTATTGCAGTTGCGCACTACCTTGAGGCGCTTGATTTCCAGAAGGAGATTATCAAAATTCACACCATTTTCGGCGGCAAGAACCCCCATCCGAACTATCTTGTTGGCGGTATGGCCTGCGCTATTGATCCGAACAGCGATACGGCTATCAACATCGAGCGCCTTTCGATGATCAAGAAGATTATCGACGACACCCAGACCTTCATTGACCAGGTCTACATTCCCGACCTGATTGCCATTGCCGGATACTACAAAGGGTGGCTGCACGGCGGCGGACTCGGCAACTATCTCAGCTACGGCGATTTCCCCGAGACCACGCTTGCCGACTTCAAGACCCTGCTCTGGCCGAGAGGAGCCATTCTTAATAAGGATCTCACCACCATCCATGATGTCGATCCGAGAGATGCCGCACAGGTAACCGAAGAGGTGAGCCATAGCTGGTATACTTACAAGGGTGGTGACGGCAAGGGGCTTCACCCGTGGAAGGGCGAGACCACGCCCAACTATACCGGCCCGAAACCTCCGTTCCAGTATCTCGATACCGACAAGAAGTACAGCTGGCTGAAAACGCCACGCTGGAAGAACAACCCCATGGAGGTCGGCCCGCTGGCCCGTGTGCTCATTGCATACGCCAAGGGTGACCCGATGATCAAGGATACAGTCGGTCTTGTGCTCTCCAAGCTTGAAGTCGGCCCTGAGGCACTCTTCTCGACCCTCGGTCGCACCGCAGCCAGAGGCATTGAGTGCAAGCAGACCGCAGGCTTCATGCGCCACTACTACGATCAGCTTGTTGCCAATATCAAAACCGGCGACTACCGCACCTTCAACAGCGAACGGTGGGAGCCTGAGAGCTGGCCGAAAGAGTGCAAGGGATTCGGCTACACCGAAGCTCCACGCGGTTCACTTGGTCACTGGATACATATTGAGAATCAGAAGATCAAGGAGTACCAGATTGTTGTGCCTTCGACCTGGAACGCTTCGCCTCGTGATGCAAACGGCAATATCGGCGCCTATGAGTCGGCACTGAAGGGTACGCCTGTCGCAAATCCCGATCAGCCGCTTGAGATCCTCAGAACCGTCCACTCATTCGATCCGTGTCTGGCCTGTGCCTCACACTTGTTCGACATGAACGGCAATGAGATAACCTCGGTTAAAATCGTCTAA
- a CDS encoding hydrogenase small subunit has product MQSNQTFAEIFQARGVSRRDFLKFCTMTSVYLGLSPSMVPSVVEAMEKKPRTPVIWLHGLECTCCTESFIRSSHPTIEDLLFNMISLDYDDALSAAAGTQLEDVRRKIMKDYKGKYILAVEGNASTKDDGVYCMVGGDSFLNTLKETAADAAAIIAWGNCASFGCVQNAHPNPTGAAPVSEIVKDKPIVKVSGCPPISEVMTGVITHFHTFGTLPELDRLGRPKAFYNTRIHDKCYRRAFFDAGMFVRSFDDDSTRKGWCLYKMGCKGPTTYNSCSKIQWNGGTSFPIGSGHPCIGCSEPNFWDKGPFYTRKAEVSFLGSDSNADKIGIVAVGAAAAGAAAHAAVTAVKKAKADSSEKDKA; this is encoded by the coding sequence ATGCAAAGCAACCAGACCTTTGCCGAGATATTCCAGGCCAGGGGAGTGAGTCGCAGGGACTTTCTGAAATTTTGTACCATGACTTCGGTCTATTTGGGCCTCTCACCATCAATGGTACCGAGCGTTGTCGAGGCCATGGAGAAAAAGCCGAGAACTCCGGTTATCTGGCTTCACGGACTTGAATGTACCTGCTGTACCGAATCCTTTATCCGCTCCTCCCACCCCACAATCGAAGACCTGCTCTTCAACATGATCTCCCTTGACTACGATGATGCGCTCAGCGCAGCCGCAGGCACGCAGCTGGAGGATGTACGCCGCAAGATCATGAAGGATTACAAGGGCAAGTACATTCTGGCTGTTGAAGGCAATGCCTCCACAAAGGATGACGGTGTCTACTGCATGGTCGGAGGCGACTCCTTCCTCAATACCCTGAAAGAGACTGCCGCTGATGCCGCCGCAATTATTGCCTGGGGCAACTGCGCCTCATTCGGATGCGTGCAGAACGCCCACCCGAATCCGACAGGCGCTGCTCCGGTTTCAGAGATTGTCAAGGACAAGCCGATTGTCAAGGTTTCCGGATGTCCTCCGATTTCGGAGGTGATGACCGGTGTTATCACCCATTTCCATACCTTCGGAACCCTGCCTGAACTTGACCGGCTTGGACGTCCAAAAGCATTCTACAACACCCGCATTCACGACAAGTGCTACCGTCGTGCATTTTTTGATGCCGGAATGTTTGTCAGAAGCTTTGACGATGACTCCACCCGAAAGGGGTGGTGTCTCTACAAAATGGGATGCAAGGGACCGACAACCTACAACTCCTGCTCCAAGATTCAGTGGAACGGAGGTACAAGCTTCCCGATCGGCTCCGGCCACCCCTGTATCGGTTGCTCCGAGCCCAATTTCTGGGACAAGGGACCATTCTACACCCGGAAGGCTGAAGTTTCGTTCCTCGGAAGCGACAGCAACGCTGACAAGATCGGTATTGTTGCAGTCGGTGCAGCCGCCGCAGGCGCAGCCGCTCATGCTGCCGTAACCGCAGTCAAAAAGGCAAAAGCAGACAGCTCAGAAAAAGACAAAGCTTAA
- a CDS encoding NADH-quinone oxidoreductase subunit N, with product MFELPSGAEIQSIIAVLKANTGFFIPEIYLSVLFMAVILVDLVTKGRKNNVLSITTLLGLLGSIYFIFQQHALPSGEIFFGMYVIDRYALFFKYFFVVSGIIAVIITMADEQFNREVKSMGEYYALIISMVIGMIMMASSGDLLMIFLSMELVSFSAYILTGYFKRNRRSSEAALKYLVYGAVSSGLMIYGFSLIYGLTAQTNLIKISAALAAHGYDPLIMILATLLILAGFGYKIGAVPFHFWSPDVYEGAPTPITAYLSVASKAAGFALLMRFFYIAVPRAALPAEDVMGIDWHALLIVLSIASMVYGNVVALWQKNVKRLLAYSSIAHAGYLLLGVLLRDALGTQATLFYLTSYFLMNFGAFYVVTLIANKTGSENLEDYRGLGRRMPIAGAALTVFLISLVGLPPTIGFIGKLMIFSALLAKGSLYIWLALIGVLTSVISLYYYMLIPLNMYLRDSEQPEEKSFNPGLIANILMSFLMILTLWFGLFFTPLSDFARYSSAMFGLTLQ from the coding sequence ATGTTCGAGCTGCCATCAGGTGCTGAAATCCAGAGTATCATAGCTGTTCTCAAGGCAAATACAGGGTTTTTTATACCTGAAATCTATCTGTCCGTGCTCTTTATGGCCGTGATCCTTGTCGATCTGGTCACGAAAGGGAGGAAAAACAATGTGCTCTCCATTACAACCCTTCTGGGGCTTCTTGGCAGCATCTACTTTATCTTCCAGCAGCATGCTCTGCCATCCGGAGAGATCTTCTTCGGGATGTATGTCATTGACCGCTACGCACTCTTTTTCAAATACTTCTTTGTTGTCTCCGGTATCATAGCCGTTATCATTACGATGGCCGATGAGCAGTTCAACCGTGAGGTCAAGAGCATGGGTGAGTATTATGCCCTGATCATCTCGATGGTGATCGGCATGATCATGATGGCCTCTTCGGGCGATCTTTTGATGATCTTCCTCTCCATGGAGCTGGTCAGTTTTTCAGCCTATATCCTGACCGGCTATTTCAAGCGCAACCGCCGCTCATCGGAAGCTGCCCTGAAATATCTGGTTTACGGTGCGGTCTCCTCCGGCCTGATGATCTACGGTTTTTCACTTATTTACGGTCTTACCGCCCAGACCAATCTTATAAAGATCAGTGCCGCCCTTGCCGCACATGGGTACGATCCGCTGATCATGATTCTTGCCACGCTGCTGATTCTTGCCGGATTCGGCTACAAGATCGGCGCTGTGCCTTTCCATTTTTGGAGTCCTGATGTCTATGAAGGTGCTCCTACACCGATTACCGCCTATCTCTCGGTTGCTTCAAAGGCGGCCGGTTTCGCGCTGCTGATGCGATTCTTCTACATTGCCGTCCCCCGTGCCGCTCTTCCGGCGGAAGATGTTATGGGTATTGACTGGCACGCCCTGCTTATTGTGCTCTCCATTGCCTCGATGGTCTATGGTAACGTGGTGGCACTCTGGCAGAAGAACGTCAAGAGGCTGCTTGCCTACTCTTCGATCGCCCATGCAGGCTACCTTCTGCTCGGCGTGCTGCTTCGTGATGCGCTCGGTACACAGGCAACGCTCTTCTATCTGACCTCCTACTTCCTGATGAATTTCGGTGCCTTCTATGTGGTCACCCTTATTGCCAACAAAACCGGCAGCGAGAATCTTGAGGATTACCGCGGGCTCGGCAGACGGATGCCGATTGCCGGTGCAGCTCTCACCGTATTTTTGATCTCCCTTGTCGGTCTGCCTCCGACCATCGGATTCATCGGAAAGCTGATGATCTTCTCGGCACTGCTTGCCAAGGGTTCACTCTATATCTGGCTTGCGCTCATCGGTGTGCTGACCAGCGTTATTTCGCTCTATTACTACATGCTGATACCCCTCAACATGTATCTTCGTGACTCCGAACAGCCGGAAGAGAAGAGTTTCAACCCGGGACTTATCGCAAACATACTGATGTCCTTCCTGATGATCCTGACACTCTGGTTCGGACTCTTTTTCACTCCGCTCTCGGATTTTGCCAGATACTCTTCAGCCATGTTCGGTTTAACCCTGCAGTAA
- a CDS encoding complex I subunit 4 family protein: MLSLIVFLPIIAGLIILAVPSSQKQIIRIVSLLAAIGQGVLAFLIWRGYDPSIPGITAGPGGSAFGSFQFVEKLSWININLGALGSLNIDYFLGVDGISVTMVILTALVSAIGVLSSWTIQKQVKGYFILYNLLATAMMGCFVALDFFLFYVFWELMLLPMYFLIGIWGGPNREYAAIKFFLYTLFGSVFMLLVMIGLYFSVTDPVTGNHTFSLVAMATQSNFNVAGAIFAPENHGWRLIAFIVLFIGFAIKVPMFPFHTWLPDAHVEAPTPISVILAGVLLKLGTYGMMRINFPLFPEVFQASMYVIGIFGAINIIYGAFCALAQQDLKKMVAYSSISHMGYVLLGLAAGNSEGMLGALYQMFNHGTITAMLFLLVGVIYDRAHTRQIDKFGGLSSYMPRYAAVVTIAWFASLGLPGLSGFISEAFVFVGAFSSVTTRPIAIVSVLGIVFGAAYLLWSLQRMFLGKRKPDAAYDLEVDAEGHEHIHFHDWKGKLDLDARELVMLVPLAVITIALGIYPMPVIGMLTSSINKLVQVLSPVVLTSLN; the protein is encoded by the coding sequence ATGCTGAGTTTAATTGTATTTCTGCCTATCATCGCCGGTCTGATCATTCTTGCCGTGCCTTCCTCGCAAAAGCAGATAATCAGAATTGTTTCACTGCTTGCGGCTATCGGCCAGGGCGTGCTGGCGTTTCTGATCTGGAGAGGATATGACCCCTCGATTCCGGGAATCACGGCTGGACCGGGCGGCAGCGCCTTCGGATCCTTCCAGTTTGTGGAGAAGCTCTCCTGGATCAATATCAACCTCGGCGCCCTGGGCTCGCTGAACATCGACTACTTCCTCGGTGTTGACGGCATCTCGGTGACCATGGTTATTCTGACCGCACTGGTCTCCGCCATCGGCGTGCTCTCAAGCTGGACCATCCAGAAGCAGGTGAAGGGGTACTTTATCCTCTACAACCTTCTGGCCACGGCCATGATGGGCTGTTTTGTCGCACTTGATTTCTTCCTCTTCTATGTCTTCTGGGAGCTGATGCTTCTTCCGATGTACTTCCTGATCGGCATCTGGGGCGGACCGAACCGTGAATATGCGGCCATCAAGTTCTTCCTCTACACCCTGTTTGGTTCCGTCTTCATGCTGCTTGTCATGATCGGACTCTACTTCAGTGTTACCGATCCGGTTACCGGCAACCACACCTTCTCTCTTGTTGCCATGGCTACCCAGTCGAACTTCAATGTTGCGGGCGCCATATTCGCTCCTGAAAACCACGGATGGCGTCTGATTGCCTTTATCGTGCTCTTCATCGGCTTTGCCATCAAGGTTCCTATGTTCCCGTTCCATACCTGGCTTCCTGATGCTCACGTTGAAGCACCGACCCCTATTTCGGTTATTCTTGCCGGTGTGCTGCTGAAGCTTGGAACCTACGGCATGATGCGTATCAACTTCCCGCTCTTCCCTGAAGTGTTCCAGGCATCCATGTATGTGATCGGCATTTTCGGTGCCATCAATATTATCTATGGTGCATTCTGTGCCCTTGCCCAGCAGGATCTTAAAAAGATGGTTGCCTACTCCTCCATCAGTCACATGGGCTACGTGCTCCTCGGTCTTGCCGCAGGCAACAGCGAGGGAATGCTCGGTGCACTCTACCAGATGTTCAACCACGGCACCATCACCGCCATGCTCTTCCTTCTGGTCGGTGTGATCTATGACCGTGCGCATACCCGTCAGATTGACAAGTTCGGAGGTCTTTCCTCCTACATGCCGCGCTATGCCGCAGTTGTGACCATTGCCTGGTTCGCCTCACTCGGTTTGCCCGGCCTGAGCGGCTTCATCTCCGAGGCATTTGTTTTTGTCGGTGCATTCAGTTCGGTAACTACCCGTCCGATTGCCATTGTCTCTGTGCTCGGTATCGTCTTCGGTGCAGCCTATCTCCTCTGGTCGCTGCAGAGAATGTTCCTCGGCAAGAGAAAACCGGATGCAGCCTACGATCTTGAGGTTGATGCAGAGGGTCATGAGCACATCCACTTCCACGACTGGAAAGGAAAGCTCGATCTTGATGCACGCGAGCTGGTTATGCTTGTTCCCCTTGCCGTGATCACCATTGCACTCGGTATCTATCCGATGCCTGTGATCGGCATGCTGACATCAAGCATCAACAAGCTTGTGCAGGTGCTCTCTCCAGTTGTGCTGACATCTTTGAATTAA
- the nuoL gene encoding NADH-quinone oxidoreductase subunit L codes for MHSLIQLSIVVLLLPLLSFVTLIFFNRRLPRRGDFIGVGILGTAFALSAYIFWTVIVQSYDPAFRVAWDFTWIDLGNVPGVGPLQVKMGIVIDNLTAIMLAMVTLISLLVHLYSTGYMAGDKNYGRYFAYLGIFTFSMLGIVLSDNLFSIYIFWELVGLSSYLLIGFFFEKDSAADAQKKAFLANRVGDIGMWLGILILYSQFHTFSFSEVYANLAAGKFALSNAWLTAAGILLFMGCVGKSAQFPLHIWLPDAMEGPTPVSALIHAATMVAAGVYFVARIFVMLTPDALHVIAFIGAFTAFMAATIAITQNDIKRVLAYSTVSQLGYMVLGLGVGAYSAALFHLVTHAFFKACLFLGSGAIIHAMHHEQDMRWMGGLRKHMPWTFATFTLATLALAGLPLTSGFLSKDAILAGAIGFANVEGGGIYYLIPVLGFFSAMLTAFYMGRQIWLVFFGESRTHLKPADPHHGDHHAHDSHAAHGDDHHAEHGVHEVSWNMRAPLVILAALSVFFVYSPDPLDGAKGWFMKMIPTPATVVGAANPQIGSLPAGSVLPQLAAVGALPETHTTEGAVAPAEHGAAPASASHGAAAAGGHGEAKGGHAYSDPRQAEIVHAGHAAHYTAIYISSVMVVLGIGLAFVVYVFGIIDPAKTAVAIRPLYLFSLNKWYWDEIYQATFIKGSVVLSKILSWFDTNVVDGMVNGVATLVRKFAFANAGFDKYVVDGLVNFTAFSVNTTGAVLRKLQTGKVQTYVVMLLVAVFGYFIYYFTRLIY; via the coding sequence ATGCACAGTTTAATTCAGTTATCAATAGTCGTACTGCTACTGCCGCTGCTCTCGTTTGTCACGCTTATCTTTTTCAACCGCCGCCTTCCAAGACGGGGTGATTTTATAGGTGTCGGCATACTTGGAACAGCATTCGCACTATCAGCCTATATTTTCTGGACGGTTATTGTGCAGAGCTACGATCCCGCTTTCCGGGTTGCATGGGACTTTACCTGGATTGATCTGGGCAATGTACCCGGCGTCGGCCCGCTTCAGGTTAAAATGGGCATTGTCATTGATAACCTGACGGCCATCATGCTGGCGATGGTGACCCTGATCAGCCTTCTGGTGCATCTCTACTCTACCGGATATATGGCCGGAGACAAGAACTACGGACGCTATTTTGCCTATCTCGGTATTTTCACCTTCTCGATGCTCGGTATTGTTCTCTCGGACAACCTCTTCTCTATCTATATTTTCTGGGAGCTTGTCGGACTCTCCTCATACCTGTTGATTGGCTTCTTCTTTGAAAAGGACAGTGCCGCCGATGCACAGAAAAAAGCATTTCTTGCCAACCGTGTCGGTGATATCGGCATGTGGCTCGGTATTCTGATTCTCTATTCACAGTTCCACACCTTCAGTTTCTCCGAGGTCTATGCCAACCTTGCAGCAGGGAAGTTCGCCCTCTCAAACGCATGGCTGACCGCCGCCGGGATTCTGCTCTTTATGGGCTGCGTCGGCAAATCGGCACAGTTCCCGCTCCACATCTGGCTGCCTGACGCCATGGAGGGCCCGACACCGGTTTCCGCCCTGATCCATGCAGCGACTATGGTTGCAGCAGGTGTATACTTTGTTGCCCGTATCTTTGTGATGCTGACACCCGATGCACTCCATGTGATTGCCTTTATCGGTGCATTTACCGCATTCATGGCAGCGACCATAGCCATTACCCAGAACGATATCAAACGGGTTCTGGCCTACTCGACCGTTTCGCAGCTTGGCTACATGGTTCTCGGCCTCGGTGTCGGAGCCTACTCGGCAGCGCTCTTTCACCTGGTTACGCACGCGTTTTTCAAAGCCTGTCTCTTTCTCGGTTCCGGTGCCATTATCCACGCCATGCACCATGAGCAGGATATGCGCTGGATGGGCGGACTTCGCAAGCATATGCCCTGGACATTCGCAACCTTCACCCTTGCCACGCTTGCTCTGGCCGGTCTTCCGCTGACCAGCGGCTTTTTAAGCAAGGATGCCATTCTTGCCGGAGCGATAGGATTTGCCAACGTTGAGGGAGGCGGTATCTACTATCTTATTCCCGTACTCGGATTCTTCTCCGCCATGCTGACCGCCTTCTACATGGGACGGCAGATCTGGCTTGTCTTCTTCGGTGAAAGCCGTACGCACCTTAAACCGGCAGATCCTCACCACGGCGATCACCACGCCCACGACAGTCACGCGGCTCATGGTGATGATCATCATGCCGAACACGGAGTGCATGAGGTTTCATGGAACATGAGAGCCCCGCTCGTTATTCTTGCAGCACTTTCGGTCTTCTTTGTCTACTCGCCCGATCCGCTTGACGGTGCAAAAGGGTGGTTCATGAAGATGATACCTACTCCGGCCACAGTGGTCGGGGCCGCCAATCCGCAGATCGGTTCACTCCCAGCCGGTTCGGTTCTGCCTCAGCTTGCAGCAGTCGGTGCTCTTCCGGAAACGCACACGACGGAAGGAGCCGTTGCACCTGCTGAACATGGTGCAGCTCCTGCCTCAGCTTCACACGGCGCAGCCGCCGCTGGCGGACACGGCGAAGCAAAGGGAGGGCACGCCTACTCCGATCCGCGTCAGGCAGAAATTGTTCACGCAGGTCATGCAGCGCACTACACGGCCATCTATATTTCGAGCGTCATGGTTGTGCTCGGTATCGGTCTTGCCTTTGTTGTCTACGTTTTCGGTATTATCGATCCGGCAAAGACCGCAGTTGCCATCCGGCCGCTCTATCTCTTTTCGCTCAACAAGTGGTACTGGGACGAGATCTACCAGGCCACCTTCATCAAGGGCTCGGTTGTTCTTTCGAAAATCCTCTCCTGGTTCGACACCAATGTGGTTGACGGCATGGTCAACGGCGTTGCCACCCTGGTCAGGAAGTTCGCATTCGCCAACGCCGGATTTGACAAATATGTGGTTGACGGCCTCGTAAACTTTACCGCTTTCTCTGTCAACACCACCGGTGCGGTTCTGAGAAAACTCCAGACCGGAAAGGTTCAGACCTATGTGGTCATGCTCCTTGTTGCAGTCTTTGGTTACTTTATCTATTACTTTACACGACTGATCTACTAA
- the nuoK gene encoding NADH-quinone oxidoreductase subunit NuoK — translation MEQLATIGLNHYLTISAILLCLGLFAVMTRKNAIVILMGVELILNAANINFLAFSKYNGSMQGVMFSLFVIVLAAAEAAIALAIVINIFKIFKSVDVSSIDSLKE, via the coding sequence ATGGAACAACTCGCAACCATAGGGCTCAACCACTACCTGACCATTTCGGCCATTCTGCTCTGTCTGGGGCTCTTTGCCGTCATGACCCGTAAAAACGCCATCGTTATCCTGATGGGTGTCGAGCTTATCCTGAATGCCGCCAACATCAACTTTCTGGCATTCTCGAAGTACAACGGCAGCATGCAGGGTGTCATGTTCAGTCTTTTTGTCATTGTTCTTGCTGCAGCCGAAGCGGCCATTGCTCTTGCAATCGTTATCAATATTTTCAAGATTTTCAAGAGTGTCGATGTCTCTTCCATAGATTCATTGAAAGAGTAA
- a CDS encoding NADH-quinone oxidoreductase subunit J family protein → MSNLTPYTVIFYIFAAITVLSAAFVVFTRNVIYSAFALLFTFFGAAALYVFLSADFIAVTQVVVYVGGILVLLLFGVMFTNSIMNAKPKSDVLHIIPGTLLLLCMIGALLYTFYTTHSWMPSETMLQGSIVERIGFETMSRYVLPFEMASILLLAALIGAAFLARFDKPANHE, encoded by the coding sequence ATGAGTAACCTGACACCCTATACGGTCATATTCTATATTTTTGCCGCCATCACGGTGCTTTCCGCCGCGTTTGTCGTCTTTACCCGCAATGTGATCTACTCCGCATTTGCCCTGCTCTTCACTTTTTTCGGCGCTGCGGCTCTCTATGTATTTCTGAGTGCCGACTTCATCGCTGTAACGCAGGTTGTGGTCTATGTCGGCGGAATTCTTGTGCTTCTGCTCTTTGGTGTGATGTTTACCAACAGTATCATGAATGCCAAACCGAAAAGCGATGTGCTGCATATCATACCGGGCACGCTGCTGCTTCTCTGCATGATCGGAGCCCTGCTCTATACCTTCTATACCACGCACAGCTGGATGCCTTCGGAGACCATGCTCCAGGGCAGTATTGTTGAGCGGATCGGTTTTGAAACCATGTCGCGCTACGTTCTTCCTTTTGAAATGGCCTCGATTCTCCTGCTTGCAGCCCTTATCGGTGCAGCTTTTCTTGCCCGTTTCGACAAGCCGGCCAATCACGAATAA